The proteins below come from a single Parageobacillus thermoglucosidasius genomic window:
- a CDS encoding cation:proton antiporter produces MTNHLVFEVGVALILVAIAAVLAGRLNFSIIPFLILLGMAVGPHAPQFGIIDLTFIESSEIIAFFGRIGVLFLLFYLGLEFSIGKLIRSGRSIVVGGSIYILINFSLGLLYGYIMGFPFLEILVIAGVITISSSAIVAKVLVDLRRTANPETELILGIIMFEDIFLAVYLSIVSGLILGGSTSLGGTLLSVAIALGYMLFFFVLARKATPLINKLLNISSDETFVIVVFALLFFVAGFSETIHVAEAIGALLLGLVLSETEHSDRIERLVVPFRDFFGAIFFFSFGLSIDPFSLGEAVWLAIGAVILTIVGNFIAGMVAGRRAGLSHKASSNIGLTIVSRGEFSIIMANLGIAGGLSANLKPFAALYVLILAIIGPLLTKESKRIYEFLNKIFKWNKSSEKMKGAQS; encoded by the coding sequence ATGACAAATCATTTGGTTTTTGAAGTCGGTGTCGCTTTGATTTTAGTTGCTATTGCAGCAGTATTGGCTGGAAGATTAAACTTCTCCATTATCCCCTTCTTAATCTTGCTAGGAATGGCCGTAGGTCCTCATGCCCCTCAATTTGGAATTATCGATCTCACATTCATTGAGAGTTCAGAGATTATCGCGTTTTTCGGACGTATCGGCGTATTGTTTTTATTATTCTACCTTGGTCTGGAATTTTCCATCGGGAAACTGATCAGGTCTGGCCGCTCCATTGTCGTCGGAGGCTCCATTTATATCCTCATTAATTTTAGCCTTGGTCTGTTATATGGTTATATTATGGGATTTCCTTTCCTTGAGATTTTAGTGATTGCTGGCGTGATTACGATTTCATCGAGCGCGATTGTGGCCAAAGTATTAGTCGATTTGCGAAGAACAGCTAACCCTGAAACCGAATTAATATTAGGGATTATTATGTTTGAAGACATTTTCTTGGCCGTTTACTTATCGATTGTTTCAGGATTAATATTGGGCGGCTCTACTTCGCTCGGAGGAACATTGTTATCCGTTGCCATTGCTTTAGGCTATATGCTGTTTTTCTTTGTTTTGGCAAGAAAAGCTACACCTTTGATTAATAAATTGCTGAATATTTCCTCCGACGAAACGTTTGTCATTGTTGTATTTGCCCTTCTGTTCTTCGTAGCTGGGTTTTCCGAAACGATTCATGTCGCAGAAGCAATCGGTGCGTTGCTATTAGGCCTCGTCCTTTCTGAAACAGAACATAGTGATCGAATCGAGCGCCTTGTCGTTCCTTTTCGCGATTTCTTCGGAGCCATTTTCTTTTTCAGCTTTGGATTAAGTATTGATCCTTTTTCGTTAGGCGAAGCTGTCTGGCTCGCAATAGGAGCGGTTATATTAACGATAGTCGGTAATTTTATAGCAGGTATGGTCGCAGGCAGAAGAGCAGGATTGTCCCATAAAGCCTCCTCTAATATCGGATTAACCATTGTTTCAAGAGGAGAATTTTCCATCATTATGGCAAACCTTGGGATTGCTGGCGGTTTATCGGCTAATCTGAAACCTTTTGCTGCGTTATATGTGTTGATATTAGCGATCATCGGCCCGCTGTTAACGAAAGAATCCAAACGGATTTACGAATTTTTAAACAAGATATTCAAATGGAATAAATCTAGTGAAAAAATGAAAGGAGCTCAATCATAA
- a CDS encoding cation:proton antiporter regulatory subunit produces the protein MNIRESELPGVGKKFEVFTKNKDKMVIIIHDNGRRDLYYFEQDNYEDYVANAVFDDTEARQIAAIIGGMTYKPKALENIEIVFDELVIEWFKVEQGAKAANQSIGQLNVRQSFDVNIIAIVKKNHQIIHTPGPENIIEEGDTLIVSGERTQVKNMVKELLAGRGS, from the coding sequence ATGAATATTCGAGAAAGCGAACTTCCTGGAGTTGGGAAAAAATTTGAAGTATTTACGAAAAATAAGGACAAAATGGTGATTATCATTCATGATAATGGCCGGAGAGATCTTTATTATTTTGAACAAGATAATTATGAAGATTATGTGGCCAATGCCGTTTTCGATGACACTGAAGCGAGACAAATCGCAGCGATTATTGGCGGTATGACATATAAGCCGAAGGCATTGGAGAACATTGAAATTGTGTTTGATGAGCTGGTCATTGAATGGTTTAAAGTGGAACAGGGGGCTAAAGCGGCAAATCAATCCATTGGCCAATTAAATGTCCGTCAATCTTTCGACGTTAATATTATCGCGATTGTCAAGAAAAACCATCAAATCATCCACACTCCTGGGCCTGAAAATATCATTGAAGAGGGGGATACACTTATCGTCTCAGGTGAGCGTACGCAAGTTAAAAACATGGTCAAAGAACTATTGGCTGGAAGGGGGTCGTAA
- a CDS encoding carbon-nitrogen hydrolase family protein: MKEGCVKRLRVSAVQYHLHTIDSFQQFADQVTHYVKTAQEFEAEFVLFPEFITTQLLSIPGDSGKSATIDDLPNYTEPYYELFTSLAKQTGMYLIGGTHVIRKNGKLYNAAHLFTPDGQIHQQAKLHITPTEVKEWGIAPGESVGVFETEKGTIALLTCYDIEFPEIVRIVRAKGADVIFCPSCTDDRHGFHRVRYCCHARAVENQVYVVTTGTVGSLPTVDFMRANFGQAAVITPNDIPFPPRGILVEGEINDDMVVTADLDLSLLYKVREKGAVTTWRDRRTDLYPDWK, encoded by the coding sequence ATGAAAGAAGGATGTGTGAAGCGATTGAGAGTATCTGCCGTTCAATACCATCTTCATACCATTGATTCGTTCCAGCAGTTTGCCGACCAAGTCACCCATTACGTCAAAACCGCACAAGAGTTCGAAGCAGAATTCGTCCTATTTCCCGAATTCATAACAACCCAGCTGTTATCAATTCCGGGCGATTCGGGAAAATCCGCAACCATCGATGACTTGCCGAATTATACAGAACCGTATTACGAGCTATTCACTTCATTAGCAAAGCAAACGGGCATGTACTTAATTGGCGGCACCCATGTCATTCGCAAAAACGGAAAATTATATAATGCCGCTCATTTATTTACGCCAGACGGGCAAATTCACCAACAAGCAAAGCTGCATATCACCCCGACGGAAGTAAAAGAATGGGGCATTGCTCCAGGGGAAAGCGTCGGTGTGTTCGAAACGGAAAAAGGAACGATCGCGCTGTTGACGTGCTATGACATTGAGTTTCCGGAAATCGTCCGCATCGTGCGCGCCAAAGGGGCAGACGTCATTTTTTGCCCGTCATGCACCGATGACCGCCATGGATTCCACCGCGTTCGTTATTGTTGCCATGCGCGCGCCGTCGAAAACCAAGTGTATGTCGTCACGACAGGCACGGTTGGTTCGCTGCCGACCGTCGACTTCATGCGCGCCAACTTCGGCCAAGCAGCGGTCATCACGCCAAACGATATTCCGTTCCCGCCGCGCGGCATTTTAGTCGAAGGGGAAATCAACGACGACATGGTGGTCACCGCCGACCTTGACTTGTCGCTGTTGTATAAAGTGCGCGAAAAAGGCGCTGTGACAACATGGCGCGACCGCCGCACGGATTTATATCCAGATTGGAAATAA
- the pdxK gene encoding pyridoxine/pyridoxal/pyridoxamine kinase produces MTIYKALTIAGSDSSGGAGLQADLKTFQELGVYGMTAITTIVAMDPHNNWFHQVFPVDLATIEAQLETIIVGVGVHAMKTGMLPTTDIIELVAKTIEKHQLTNVVIDPVMVCKGADEPLHPENTVCYREVLVPKATVVTPNLFEAAQLSGLSRIQTVEDMKEAAGRIHELGAKYVIVKGGRKIPHEKAVDILYDGKTFELLESDRIETTYTHGAGCTFSAAITAELAKGKPVKEAIATAKAFITEAIRHSFPLNKYVGPTNHAAYRLSTQQ; encoded by the coding sequence ATGACGATTTATAAAGCATTAACAATCGCTGGGTCCGACAGCAGCGGCGGCGCCGGACTGCAAGCCGACTTAAAAACGTTCCAAGAACTTGGCGTATATGGAATGACAGCCATAACCACCATCGTCGCGATGGATCCGCACAACAACTGGTTCCATCAAGTATTTCCGGTCGATCTCGCCACGATCGAAGCGCAGCTCGAAACGATTATCGTCGGCGTTGGGGTTCACGCCATGAAAACCGGCATGCTTCCGACGACAGATATTATCGAACTTGTCGCAAAAACAATTGAAAAACATCAATTGACCAATGTCGTCATCGACCCAGTGATGGTATGCAAGGGGGCTGACGAACCGCTTCATCCGGAAAATACCGTATGCTATCGCGAAGTGCTCGTGCCGAAAGCGACAGTGGTGACACCAAACTTATTTGAAGCGGCGCAATTAAGCGGGCTGAGCCGGATCCAAACGGTAGAAGACATGAAGGAAGCGGCAGGAAGAATCCATGAGCTTGGCGCAAAATATGTGATTGTTAAAGGCGGCCGCAAAATTCCGCATGAAAAAGCGGTTGACATCCTATACGACGGAAAAACGTTCGAACTGTTAGAATCCGACCGCATTGAGACAACATATACACATGGCGCAGGCTGCACGTTCTCGGCTGCGATCACCGCGGAACTTGCAAAAGGAAAACCGGTAAAAGAAGCGATCGCAACAGCAAAAGCGTTCATTACGGAGGCCATCCGCCATTCCTTCCCGCTCAACAAATACGTCGGACCGACAAACCATGCCGCGTACCGCCTATCCACACAACAATAA
- the ald gene encoding alanine dehydrogenase, whose protein sequence is MIIGIPKEIKNNENRVAITPAGVMSFVQAGHTVLVEKDAGIGSGFTNEDYANAGAQIIDQAQDVWEKADMIMKVKEPLPSEYGYFRPGLILFTYLHLAAEPELARALKEKGVIAIAYETVQVGRTLPLLTPMSEVAGRMAAQIGAQFLEKPKGGKGILLGGVPGVSRGKVTIIGGGTVGTNAAKVAVGLGADVTIIDLSADRLRELDDIFGHQITTLMSNPMNIAQAVAESDLVIGAVLIPGAKAPKLVTEEMVKAMKPGSVIVDVAIDQGGIVETSDHVTTHDNPTYVKHGVVHYAVANMPGAVPRTSTLALTNVTIPYALQIANKGVQQAISDNPALKLGVNVANGEITYEAVARDLGYNYVPVEEALGKQLTSN, encoded by the coding sequence ATGATTATTGGTATACCAAAAGAAATAAAAAATAACGAAAACCGTGTCGCCATCACTCCGGCGGGCGTGATGTCATTCGTTCAAGCAGGGCATACAGTTTTAGTGGAAAAAGACGCAGGAATTGGAAGCGGTTTCACAAATGAAGATTATGCAAATGCTGGCGCGCAAATCATCGATCAAGCGCAAGACGTATGGGAAAAAGCGGATATGATCATGAAAGTAAAAGAGCCGTTGCCAAGCGAATACGGCTATTTCCGTCCAGGGCTCATTTTATTCACCTACTTGCACCTTGCCGCAGAGCCGGAACTGGCGCGCGCGCTGAAAGAAAAAGGCGTGATCGCCATCGCGTACGAAACCGTGCAAGTCGGCCGCACGCTTCCGCTTCTCACGCCGATGAGCGAAGTTGCAGGACGCATGGCAGCACAAATCGGCGCGCAATTTTTAGAAAAACCAAAAGGCGGAAAAGGAATACTTCTCGGCGGCGTTCCAGGAGTGAGCCGCGGCAAAGTGACGATCATCGGCGGAGGTACCGTCGGAACGAACGCGGCCAAAGTCGCAGTCGGGTTAGGCGCAGACGTAACGATCATCGATTTAAGCGCAGACCGCCTGCGCGAGCTGGACGACATTTTCGGCCATCAAATTACGACATTAATGTCCAATCCAATGAACATCGCTCAAGCGGTCGCAGAGTCCGATCTTGTGATCGGTGCCGTTTTAATTCCTGGCGCCAAAGCGCCTAAACTTGTGACAGAAGAAATGGTCAAAGCGATGAAACCAGGTTCTGTCATTGTCGATGTCGCGATTGACCAAGGCGGCATTGTCGAGACAAGCGACCATGTCACGACACACGATAACCCGACATATGTCAAACACGGTGTCGTTCATTACGCAGTCGCCAACATGCCTGGGGCAGTGCCAAGAACATCAACGCTCGCGTTAACCAACGTAACGATTCCATACGCCTTGCAAATCGCCAACAAAGGCGTCCAGCAAGCAATTTCGGACAACCCGGCGCTAAAGCTCGGCGTCAATGTCGCCAACGGCGAAATCACTTACGAAGCGGTCGCACGCGACCTTGGATACAACTATGTCCCGGTCGAAGAAGCACTAGGAAAACAATTGACATCGAACTAA
- a CDS encoding PucR family transcriptional regulator: MTHYDDPFRGDFDSLEEFADRISDLLQCPITIEDANHRLIAYSAHDDYTDPARTATIISRRVPEKVINSLWKQGAIPALLSSREPVRVASISEVGLGSRVAVSIWKNDEVIGFIWALETDRALSKEDMELLKKAAKAAKNKVLQLHMRKNKKEERVQEFFWKLLTGHMATEEEIKESFKAMQIPTAPLFSVIIFRFANEITKEIEKQISYSLQTTQQIQLLLYTTDQSDVILLAAPKTTNQPLKEFTCFIESFATKMKERFHISSIQSGFGGIYETYTCIEKSYKQALTVLKMKEKFPAQLNRVHGYEQLGIYQFFDLLLQKTQQGEFGNSALRKLQSYDEKHHTDLVETFETFFDRDCNVNETAEALNIHPNTLAYRLKRIAEIGEIDLHDINQKVKLYIDIKLAKYEALH; this comes from the coding sequence ATGACACATTACGATGACCCTTTCCGTGGCGATTTCGACAGCCTCGAAGAATTCGCCGACCGCATCAGCGACCTTTTGCAATGCCCGATAACGATTGAAGACGCTAACCATCGCCTCATCGCCTACAGCGCCCACGACGACTATACCGACCCGGCGCGGACCGCGACGATTATCAGCCGTCGCGTACCGGAAAAAGTGATCAACAGTTTATGGAAGCAAGGGGCGATCCCCGCTCTTTTAAGCAGTCGCGAACCTGTCCGCGTCGCCTCCATTTCCGAAGTCGGCCTCGGCAGCCGTGTCGCTGTCTCGATTTGGAAAAATGACGAAGTGATTGGATTCATTTGGGCGCTGGAAACAGACCGGGCGCTATCGAAAGAGGATATGGAATTGCTGAAAAAAGCGGCAAAAGCGGCGAAAAATAAAGTATTACAGCTGCATATGCGAAAAAACAAGAAAGAAGAACGAGTGCAAGAATTTTTTTGGAAGCTGCTAACAGGGCACATGGCGACAGAGGAAGAAATTAAAGAAAGCTTCAAAGCGATGCAAATCCCAACCGCTCCGTTGTTTTCTGTCATCATTTTCCGTTTCGCCAACGAAATTACAAAAGAAATTGAAAAACAAATTTCTTATTCGCTGCAAACAACCCAGCAAATCCAACTCCTTCTCTATACGACAGACCAGAGCGACGTCATTTTATTAGCGGCGCCGAAAACGACGAATCAGCCGCTGAAAGAATTTACTTGCTTTATCGAATCGTTCGCGACGAAAATGAAAGAGCGGTTCCACATAAGCAGCATTCAAAGCGGCTTCGGCGGCATATACGAAACATATACATGCATTGAAAAAAGCTACAAACAAGCTTTAACGGTACTGAAAATGAAAGAAAAATTTCCGGCGCAACTCAACCGTGTTCATGGATATGAACAATTAGGCATTTACCAATTTTTTGATCTATTGTTGCAGAAAACACAACAAGGGGAATTTGGCAATTCGGCTTTGCGTAAATTGCAATCATATGACGAAAAACACCATACCGATTTAGTCGAAACGTTTGAAACGTTTTTCGACCGCGACTGCAACGTCAATGAAACGGCGGAAGCGTTAAACATTCATCCAAACACGCTCGCTTATCGGCTGAAACGCATTGCCGAAATTGGCGAAATTGACTTGCATGATATCAATCAAAAGGTAAAACTATATATCGATATTAAACTTGCCAAATACGAAGCGCTACATTGA
- a CDS encoding tartrate dehydrogenase, producing MDMKQLEIAVIPGDGIGKEVVPAALDVLRTIAEVHGGLQFTFVEFPWSCDYYVEHGKMMPDDGLQTLQGFAAIFLGAVGNPKLVPDHISLWGLLLKIRREFEQVINIRPAKFFRGLPSPLANPNDFDFIVVRENSEGEYSEIGGRIHRGDDEIAIQNAVFTRKGTERVMRYAFELAKKRKGHVTSATKSNGIFHTMPFWDEVFAQVKEDYPEVQTDSYHIDALAAFFVTKPHLFDVVVASNLFGDILTDLGGAIMGSIGIAPAANINLNGKYPSMFEPVHGSAPDIYGKGIANPIGQIWTAKLMLDHFGEDELGSVLLKTIEDVTADGIKTPDIGGKATTREVTDEICCRLRQLA from the coding sequence ATCGATATGAAACAATTGGAAATAGCTGTTATTCCCGGGGACGGAATCGGCAAAGAAGTCGTGCCGGCTGCTTTAGACGTGCTGCGCACGATCGCCGAGGTGCACGGCGGTCTGCAATTTACGTTTGTCGAGTTTCCTTGGAGCTGTGATTACTATGTTGAGCATGGAAAAATGATGCCAGATGACGGTTTGCAAACGTTACAAGGATTTGCAGCGATTTTTTTGGGAGCTGTCGGGAACCCGAAATTAGTGCCGGATCATATTTCGCTTTGGGGATTGCTATTAAAAATTCGCCGCGAGTTCGAACAGGTGATTAACATCCGCCCGGCGAAATTTTTCCGCGGGCTGCCGTCACCGCTGGCGAATCCGAACGATTTTGACTTCATCGTCGTCCGCGAAAACAGTGAAGGGGAATATAGCGAAATCGGCGGGAGGATTCATCGGGGCGACGACGAAATTGCCATCCAAAACGCGGTGTTTACCCGCAAAGGAACAGAGCGGGTGATGCGCTATGCGTTCGAATTGGCGAAAAAACGGAAAGGGCATGTGACGAGTGCTACGAAATCAAACGGCATTTTCCATACGATGCCGTTTTGGGATGAGGTCTTCGCACAAGTTAAGGAAGATTATCCGGAAGTTCAAACAGACTCGTATCACATCGATGCGCTTGCTGCGTTTTTTGTAACAAAACCGCATTTATTTGATGTTGTCGTCGCCAGCAATTTATTCGGCGACATTCTTACCGACTTGGGCGGAGCCATTATGGGCAGCATCGGCATTGCCCCGGCGGCGAACATCAATTTGAACGGAAAGTATCCGTCAATGTTTGAGCCTGTCCATGGTTCCGCTCCGGATATTTACGGGAAAGGCATCGCCAACCCGATCGGTCAAATTTGGACGGCAAAACTGATGCTTGACCATTTTGGCGAAGACGAATTAGGAAGCGTGTTATTAAAAACGATTGAAGATGTGACGGCAGACGGCATAAAAACTCCGGACATCGGCGGGAAAGCGACTACCCGTGAAGTGACGGACGAGATTTGCTGCCGCTTAAGACAATTGGCATAG
- a CDS encoding PTS sugar transporter subunit IIA: MFFKKWFGKTNKATHEDVAAPLTGIVKPLEEVPDPVFSEKMMGDGIAIEPTDGEVVSPVNGEVVQVFPTKHAVGLRSEAGVELLIHVGLETVSMNGEGFTAHVAAGDRVKVGQRLLTVDLDLVKQKAKSTITPIIVTNGDVVASLQKTSETKATKGETTIFHIDINA, translated from the coding sequence ATGTTTTTTAAAAAATGGTTTGGTAAAACAAACAAAGCGACTCATGAAGATGTTGCCGCTCCGTTAACAGGGATCGTAAAGCCGCTCGAGGAAGTTCCGGATCCTGTTTTTTCTGAAAAAATGATGGGAGACGGCATCGCGATTGAACCGACAGACGGGGAAGTTGTTTCGCCTGTCAACGGGGAAGTCGTGCAAGTATTCCCGACAAAACACGCGGTCGGATTGCGTTCCGAAGCAGGGGTGGAACTGCTTATTCACGTTGGCTTAGAAACGGTTTCGATGAATGGCGAAGGATTTACGGCGCACGTAGCGGCCGGAGACCGCGTCAAAGTCGGCCAGCGTTTATTAACGGTTGATTTGGATCTTGTCAAACAAAAAGCGAAAAGCACGATCACGCCGATTATTGTGACAAACGGAGATGTGGTGGCAAGCTTGCAAAAAACGTCAGAAACGAAAGCGACAAAAGGAGAAACGACCATTTTCCACATTGACATCAACGCGTAA
- a CDS encoding PRD domain-containing protein, with protein MAFRIHKILNNNAVVVLDDGKEKIVMGAGIAFQKRKNDIIPPSKIEKIFVMEGENEKFQQLLRTLPEEHIEIAEEIISYAEGQLQAPLNNHIHIALTDHLSFALERLEQGYRIQNKLLNEIKVLYRKEYQIGLWAKQLIKERLGIEIPDDEVAHIALHIHTAKMDAASMNKTLRQTTLIREMVDIVQAELGVDMDEESISYQRLLTHLRFAINRIEDHEWFHSMDDEMLALIQAKYEKEYACAKKIAEHAKSEYGLEFPDAELAYIALHLQRLQKR; from the coding sequence ATGGCGTTCCGGATTCATAAAATTTTAAATAACAATGCGGTTGTCGTATTGGATGATGGGAAAGAAAAAATTGTCATGGGAGCGGGAATTGCCTTTCAAAAAAGAAAAAATGATATTATTCCTCCTTCGAAAATTGAAAAAATTTTTGTGATGGAAGGGGAAAATGAAAAGTTTCAACAATTATTGCGGACATTGCCGGAAGAGCATATTGAAATTGCCGAAGAAATTATTAGCTATGCGGAGGGGCAGCTGCAAGCCCCGCTAAACAATCATATTCATATTGCTTTAACCGATCACTTATCATTTGCGCTTGAGCGGCTTGAACAGGGTTACCGCATCCAAAATAAATTGCTCAATGAAATTAAAGTGTTGTACAGAAAAGAATATCAAATTGGACTATGGGCGAAACAACTGATTAAGGAGCGGCTCGGCATTGAAATTCCGGATGATGAAGTGGCACATATCGCTCTCCATATCCATACCGCTAAGATGGACGCCGCCAGCATGAATAAAACGCTTCGGCAAACGACACTTATTCGCGAAATGGTCGATATCGTTCAAGCTGAACTAGGCGTTGATATGGATGAAGAAAGCATTTCATACCAGCGGCTGCTCACCCACTTGCGTTTTGCGATCAACCGCATTGAAGATCATGAATGGTTTCATTCGATGGATGATGAGATGCTTGCGCTCATTCAAGCAAAATATGAAAAAGAATACGCTTGCGCAAAAAAGATAGCCGAGCATGCGAAGAGTGAATATGGCCTCGAGTTTCCTGATGCTGAGCTCGCTTATATCGCCCTTCATCTTCAACGTTTACAAAAACGTTGA